AACATTCTCAGTCATTCTTGACCTTGCCAGTGGAGCGATCGCATTCACTCGGATGTTATACTTGTAACCCTCCTTCGCTAAGGTTTCTGCCATCCCGACCAAACCGAGCTTGGCCGCTGAATAGTTTGCCTGTCCGAAGTTTCCGTATAATCCCGCAGGCGAAGCCGTATTGATAATCCTCCCGAACTTTTGAGAAAGCATATGCGGCCAGGCGGCTTTGCACAGCTTGTAACCACCGTTCAAGTGAACATCCACGACAGATCCAAACTCCTTCGCCGACATCTTAGCAAAAGAGACGTCTCTCAGAATGCCCGCGTTATTGATCAACACATCAATTCGACCGAAATTGTCGATCGCCGTTTGAATTATCTTCTCTCCATGCTCATTAACCGAGTCATAATTAGCTACCGCAACACCTCcgtttttcttgatctcttccacTACTACATCGGCTGCTCGAGTGCTGCCGCCAGAACCGCCCAACGAGCCGCCCAAGTCATTCACCACAACTTTAGCGCCCCTCTTGGCATATTCTAATGCATACACTTTACCTAAACCACCTCCTGCTCCCGTTACCACAACCACCCTATCCTTGAACTCCAGTTTTTCTCCAGACATCTTGGTGTTTTACTGCCTCGGGACAATTCTTGTACAGACTATCGATCTCTTGCTGTGCTTTTATATACCATTCTAAGGTGCCTTATTTTGCCGCCGTGGCGGCTTTACTCCGATCCCCTAAGCTGTGCCCCGCTTTCGAAGTCAGGCCTCCTCATCCCTAAGGCCGGCGTTTAGTCGCTTAAGCGCGAAGCGTCAAAACTTTTAagagatgatgagatgaagTGAAAGATTATTATGAAGAAAGGGATTgaatacttcaagatcttaTTTCGTAGTCACCCGTGGTAGTCATATATTTGACGCCTTTGAAAGGCTTTGTGCCCGTAGTTCCTTGTGAGTTGATGTTAATTGCTTTCACGCGAATCCCACTTATCAACTGCCCGGTATGTGTGTATGACAATGATACGCGCTGCACTTTTGCGTCGCAGGAGAGGCCAGTGCTGTTCTCTACGCAGCCTCTCAAAACTGGTAAGCTGCCGGTGGGCGTGTCTTTATCGAAAATCCAGGCGCCTTTACCGGAGACGACGCTATTGTCGAATCTTCCGTGTGTATTGCGTAGCACCTTGATCTTGAATTCAGAGTCCTGTGTGGTATCCCGGTTCTGAGAGTTGTTGTCTGTTGGGGGTTGCAACTCCAGGCCGATGCACAAATCTTGGATGCTTTCAACTTCCCTAGAGTTAGCTATGTTGACTGTAAGCTCGAACTCGTCCTTCTTTGTGCCCAGTTGATCTTTGAAATCCAGCGTGATCAGACCGACGCAGCTGTTGTATCTGCGGGATTGGCTAACCTGATCTAGATCTATGCTGTACTGTATCAAGCTGAATTTACCATCGGGCGGGATGAATTTGAGATTCGACAGGTCAGTTTTATTCTCTATGCAGTTGTGAAGCGCGGGAACTCCCATATCGTTGCCTGCCAAATCGAGCTGAAGCTCAACTGACGGGGTGTCGCTCAGGTAGCACCTGACGGTGGCGCGGCCATTGATTGTACCACACACCATCGTCATCTTGGAGGAGTCGAAGCGCAAGTTTGAGCCAGATGTCTTGCGGCTCTTTTGATAAGTAACATGTATCTCTTCAGTCATGTCGACGTAAAACTCATTATTAGTATATTTCAAGCCAGCACTTCTCCAGGGCACCATTTCGCTCTCCAATGAACTATCGGTTTCGAATCTGGATTGCTTGTTGCCAAATCTTTCCCCGTGCTGCTGCCCCTGACGCTGAACCGCAACTTGCAAGGTGTGTGCCGTCGAGGTGATGATTTTTGACAGATCGGACCTCACCGGCACCACTTTCTTGACGCTATTACTGTACAATTTTCCAGCCGCCGGCACGCCGCCGCTGACGCAGACGTAAAATATCATGGTAATTCGGTCGTAGTTATTCTTGATCTTACTCGCTGTTAGTTGATCCTTATCAAAGTACTCCAGGAAAAGTCTATCCATATCCTCCATAAAGACGAAAGGCGAGCACTTGGAACCAGAGCTGCAGGCTGAAGTCAAACAGAAATAATACAGCTTGTTTGTAGACGAGTAGTACTTGTAAAGCTCCAGGTTCTTACCTACTGGTTGACGTACCGCATTCAGGTTACCGTTGCCGTCATTGGTCCTCGTGCCGCTC
Above is a genomic segment from Torulaspora globosa chromosome 1, complete sequence containing:
- the APM3 gene encoding Apm3p (ancestral locus Anc_2.522), coding for MFIAFYITDSKYSLVFQYLLSSKSPSFEHLRTKVQEVCPKLMSDANTTESGTRTNDGNGNLNAVRQPVGKNLELYKYYSSTNKLYYFCLTSACSSGSKCSPFVFMEDMDRLFLEYFDKDQLTASKIKNNYDRITMIFYVCVSGGVPAAGKLYSNSVKKVVPVRSDLSKIITSTAHTLQVAVQRQGQQHGERFGNKQSRFETDSSLESEMVPWRSAGLKYTNNEFYVDMTEEIHVTYQKSRKTSGSNLRFDSSKMTMVCGTINGRATVRCYLSDTPSVELQLDLAGNDMGVPALHNCIENKTDLSNLKFIPPDGKFSLIQYSIDLDQVSQSRRYNSCVGLITLDFKDQLGTKKDEFELTVNIANSREVESIQDLCIGLELQPPTDNNSQNRDTTQDSEFKIKVLRNTHGRFDNSVVSGKGAWIFDKDTPTGSLPVLRGCVENSTGLSCDAKVQRVSLSYTHTGQLISGIRVKAININSQGTTGTKPFKGVKYMTTTGDYEIRS